The sequence GTCATCCTTGTTCCGATTGCGCTTCTGCACCTGCCGAATGTGACCAGTCGGCATACCAGTCCAGCCAACGGCCCAGTTCGCGGAATGCGGCGGCGCGCGGCTCTTCCAGCGACAGGAACACGTCGTGCTTCGCGTCGACGATCGGCACGATCGTGGTCCGGTTGCCGATGCAGCCCGCCCACCGCGCGATCTGCTCGACGTCGAGCACCGCGTCGCCGCGCTGAATCTTGTCGGGGTTGGGTACCTCCCGCACGCTGTGGTCCGAGCGCAGAATCAGGTTCGGCACGCCGACATCGAGTCCGCGGTGCAGGCGCGCGTGTCCGCGCCTGATCGCGTTGATCCAGCCGAACGTCACCGGAAAGCCGCCGACCGGTTTCCAGTTGAGGTCGTAGTCGAATTCGCCGTGGTAGTCGCGGTGCAAAGAGGTGCCGTACCCGCCTTCCGTCGGCGACCGGGCCACCAGCTTCTTACGGAAGCGCGAGACAGCGCCGATCGCGGCGGTGCCGACGGTGCGCAGGATCGCCGGGCCTTGCAGGTCCAGCCACGGGCTGTTGAGGACAAGGCCGTTGAGGTTTTTGGCGGCGGTGGCGCCGCGGCGCCGCAACCGGTCCAGCCACAGCGACACGACGAGCCCGCCCGCCGAGTGCCCGTACACGAGGACCTTCGCCCCACCGGTGGCCGCAGTGACGATGGCGAGTGCGCGGTCCAACTCGGCGTCGTAGCGGGTCAGGTCGGTGGTGAAGTGCGGGGTCTGCCCTTCGCGCCAGGATCGCCCGCACTTGTGCAGGTCGAGGGCGTAAAAGGCGAAACCGCGGTCGATGAAGGCGTTGGCGACCTCGGTGTGGAAGAAGTAGTCGGTGAACCCGTGCACCAGCAGCACGGCGTGCTCGACGGGTCGCTCCCGATCGCCTGCGCGAACCAGGGTGGCCACCAGGTCGCCTTCGCCGTCGGGGTCCGGCCCAAGGGCAAGGGTGTGCTGCCAGTAGCCGGGCAGAACATCGGGCTCCCAGGCGGTCACGTCAGCTACCTTAACCGCGGGCAGGTGGCCCGCTTCGGGCCGACGCTCGGCGGGATAACCTGGGCACCGTGTCCGTGACGGTGCCGACTTCGTGAACGTTTCTCTGCGTCGCGCCTGGGCCAAGGATCTCGACACCCCAACGCTCTACGAGCTGCTCAAGCTGCGCGTCGAGGTGTTCGTCGTCGAGCAGGCGACGCCGTACCCGGAGCTCGACGGGCGCGACCTGTCGGCAGACACCCGTCACTTCTGGTTGGCGGGCTCCGACGGCGATGTCATCGCCACGCTGCGGTTGATGGAGGAGCACGCGGGCGGCGCGAAGGGCTTCCGCGTCGGGCGGCTCTGCACGAAGCGCACTGCGCGTGGCCACGGCCATGCGAATCGGCTGCTGCAGGCGGCGCTGGCCGAAGTGGGAGACTACCCGTGCCGCATCAACTCCCAGACCTACCTGGAAGACATGTACCGACAGCACGGCTTCGTCCGCGACGGCGACGAGTTCCTCGACGACGGGATTCCGCACGTGCCGATGCTGCGCGGCGGAAGCGAACAACAGTGATCCCGGGCTATCCGTTCAGCGCGATCGTCGGGCATGACCGGCTGCGACTGGCGCTGGTGCTGTGCGCGGTGCGGCCCGAGATCGGCGGCGTGCTGATCCGTGGCGAGAAGGGCACCGCGAAATCCACGGCGGTGCGTGGCCTCGCGCAGGTGCTCGCGGCCGTCGACCCCGATTCGGCGCTGGTCGAGCTCCCGATCGGGGCGACCGAGGACCGGGTGGTCGGCTCGCTGGATCTGCAACGCGTGCTGCGCGACGGTGAGCACGCCTTCTCGCCGGGTCTGCTGGCCCGTGCGCACGGCGGCGTGCTCTACGTCGACGAGGTCAACCTGCTGCACGACCATCTCGTCGACGTCTTGCTCGACGCCGCCGCG is a genomic window of Mycobacterium sp. ITM-2016-00318 containing:
- a CDS encoding alpha/beta hydrolase gives rise to the protein MTAWEPDVLPGYWQHTLALGPDPDGEGDLVATLVRAGDRERPVEHAVLLVHGFTDYFFHTEVANAFIDRGFAFYALDLHKCGRSWREGQTPHFTTDLTRYDAELDRALAIVTAATGGAKVLVYGHSAGGLVVSLWLDRLRRRGATAAKNLNGLVLNSPWLDLQGPAILRTVGTAAIGAVSRFRKKLVARSPTEGGYGTSLHRDYHGEFDYDLNWKPVGGFPVTFGWINAIRRGHARLHRGLDVGVPNLILRSDHSVREVPNPDKIQRGDAVLDVEQIARWAGCIGNRTTIVPIVDAKHDVFLSLEEPRAAAFRELGRWLDWYADWSHSAGAEAQSEQG
- a CDS encoding GNAT family N-acetyltransferase, which codes for MNVSLRRAWAKDLDTPTLYELLKLRVEVFVVEQATPYPELDGRDLSADTRHFWLAGSDGDVIATLRLMEEHAGGAKGFRVGRLCTKRTARGHGHANRLLQAALAEVGDYPCRINSQTYLEDMYRQHGFVRDGDEFLDDGIPHVPMLRGGSEQQ